In Comamonadaceae bacterium OS-1, a single window of DNA contains:
- the proA_2 gene encoding gamma-glutamyl phosphate reductase — protein MNALNIAEYTHALGLQAKAASALMARATAATKNVALRSLARLLRENTVALQAENAKDLDRARAAGLAAPLVDRLKLSPQTLETCAQGCEQLAAMADSIGEIIGLQQQPSGIRVGQMRVPIGVFGMIFESRPNVTIEAASLSIKSGNACILRGGSEAIDSNKALALLVQQALLEAGLPADAVQLVQTTDREVVGQLIAMPQYVDVIIPRGGKSLIERISRDAKVPVIKHLDGNCHVYVDDPCDIAMAVKVADNAKTSKYSPCNATEGLLVARAVAAEFLPLIGAIYAAKGVEMRCDPAAALILSAQAAIKDVAKIVPATEHDWYEEYLAPIISIKVVEGLDEAIAHINKYSSHHTDAILTRDHMHAQQFLREVDSASVMVNTSTRFADGFEYGLGAEIGISTDKFHARGPVGLAGLTSLKYVVLGQGEVRI, from the coding sequence ATGAACGCCCTGAACATCGCCGAATACACCCACGCTCTAGGTTTACAAGCAAAAGCGGCCTCTGCGCTTATGGCTAGGGCGACGGCAGCTACCAAAAATGTAGCGCTGCGTAGCCTGGCCCGCTTACTGCGCGAGAACACTGTTGCACTGCAGGCCGAGAACGCCAAAGACCTGGACCGTGCCCGCGCCGCCGGGCTGGCCGCGCCCCTGGTAGACCGGCTCAAGCTCAGCCCGCAGACGCTGGAAACCTGCGCCCAGGGCTGTGAGCAGCTGGCCGCCATGGCCGACAGCATTGGCGAGATCATCGGCCTGCAGCAGCAGCCCAGCGGTATCCGCGTGGGCCAGATGCGGGTGCCGATTGGCGTGTTTGGCATGATTTTCGAGAGCCGCCCGAATGTGACCATCGAGGCCGCCAGCCTGTCGATCAAGAGCGGCAACGCCTGTATTTTGCGTGGCGGCTCGGAGGCGATCGACTCCAACAAGGCGCTGGCACTGCTGGTGCAACAGGCGCTGCTGGAAGCCGGTTTGCCCGCCGACGCGGTGCAACTGGTGCAAACCACCGACCGCGAGGTGGTGGGCCAGCTCATCGCCATGCCGCAGTATGTGGACGTGATCATCCCGCGCGGCGGCAAGAGCCTGATCGAGCGCATCAGCCGCGATGCCAAGGTGCCGGTGATCAAGCATCTGGACGGCAACTGCCATGTGTACGTGGACGACCCCTGCGACATCGCCATGGCCGTCAAAGTGGCCGACAACGCCAAGACCAGCAAATACAGCCCCTGCAACGCCACCGAGGGCCTGCTGGTGGCCCGTGCCGTGGCGGCCGAGTTCCTGCCGTTGATCGGTGCCATCTACGCCGCCAAAGGGGTGGAAATGCGATGCGATCCGGCTGCGGCCCTTATCCTGTCGGCGCAAGCAGCTATTAAAGATGTAGCGAAAATTGTGCCCGCCACCGAACACGACTGGTACGAGGAATACCTTGCACCCATCATCAGCATCAAGGTGGTGGAAGGCTTGGACGAGGCGATTGCCCACATCAACAAATACAGCAGCCACCACACCGATGCCATCCTCACGCGCGACCACATGCACGCCCAGCAGTTTTTGCGCGAGGTGGACTCGGCCAGTGTGATGGTCAACACCAGCACCCGGTTTGCCGACGGCTTCGAATACGGCCTGGGGGCGGAAATCGGCATCAGCACCGACAAGTTCCACGCCCGTGGGCCGGTAGGTCTGGCGGGGCTGACATCGTTGAAATACGTCGTGCTGGGCCAGGGCGAAGTGCGCATTTAG
- the lptE gene encoding LPS-assembly lipoprotein LptE, giving the protein MLRRAFLLSVPAISAVGLSACGFALRQAPNYPFATIFVRVAEASALGNELKRNLASGGKLEVVADPKRLDSVEVVLEITTDQREKSVASTTSAGQVREFQLRVRVKFRLRTPQGKELIPDTEILQQRDISYTETQALSKEAEEQLLYRNMQTDIVQQIMRRLSAVQAL; this is encoded by the coding sequence ATGCTGCGCCGCGCCTTCCTCCTCAGCGTGCCCGCCATCTCCGCCGTGGGCCTGAGCGCCTGCGGTTTTGCCCTGCGCCAGGCCCCCAACTACCCGTTTGCCACCATCTTCGTGCGCGTGGCCGAAGCCTCGGCCCTGGGCAACGAGCTCAAGCGCAACCTGGCCAGCGGCGGCAAGCTGGAGGTGGTGGCCGACCCGAAACGCCTGGACAGCGTCGAGGTGGTGCTGGAAATCACCACCGACCAGCGCGAGAAGAGCGTGGCATCCACCACGTCTGCGGGCCAGGTGCGGGAATTCCAGCTGCGCGTACGCGTCAAGTTCCGCCTGCGCACGCCGCAGGGCAAGGAACTGATTCCGGACACCGAAATCCTGCAGCAGCGCGACATCAGCTACACCGAAACCCAGGCCTTGTCCAAAGAAGCCGAAGAGCAACTGCTGTACCGCAACATGCAGACCGACATCGTGCAGCAGATCATGCGCAGGCTGTCGGCTGTACAAGCGCTGTAA
- the kup gene encoding low affinity potassium transport system protein kup: MEPRRPLWGHSDGASFVQSSKSSLPALTLGALGVVYGDIGTSALYAFKEVFAHGHVQVTEANVIGVLSLFFWALMVVVSLKYVVLIMRADNEGEGGLMALLALAAESVKDSPRLRRGLLMLGIFGLALFFGDGVITPAISVLSAVEGMEIITPGAAPYVKPIALVVLVLLFMVQRRGTGDIGKFFGPITLLWFAVLAIAGIHQIVRNPVVLWALSPVYALQFAFANLHIAFITLGAVFLCLTGAEALYADMGHFGKNPIRLAWFAVVMPALVLNYFGQGALVLLDPTAAENPFFLMFPDWALIPTVVLATAATVIASQALISGAFSATKQTIQMGYLPRLTILHTSVRDTGQIYVPAVNWLLLAGVIAAVLMFGSSDALAAAYGISVSLLMVITTILTFYVVRYGWGYSLPLCIAATGFFLLVDTVFLASNSLKILQGGWFPLAMALGLYVVMSTWKDGRRLLAEKQRESAMDLKEFLDSVFISPPVRVEGTAVFLTAEASTVPNALLHNLKHNKVLHEHNLFVTVNNHPIPWIGMGKRIEVEALGHKCWQVIIHYGFKNTPDIPKALQHIRGRGCELEVMTTSYFLSRDTVIPTLGGGMAPWREKLFAQMHHNASAAADFLRLPNNAVVELGSKIEI, translated from the coding sequence ATGGAACCCCGCCGACCCCTCTGGGGTCATTCAGACGGGGCCTCGTTTGTGCAAAGTTCAAAATCTTCGCTGCCCGCGCTCACCTTGGGTGCGCTAGGTGTGGTGTACGGCGATATTGGCACCTCGGCCCTTTACGCTTTCAAAGAAGTATTCGCCCACGGCCATGTCCAGGTCACCGAGGCCAATGTGATTGGCGTGCTGTCGCTCTTCTTCTGGGCGTTGATGGTGGTGGTGTCGCTCAAGTACGTGGTGCTCATCATGCGCGCCGACAACGAGGGCGAGGGCGGCCTGATGGCCCTGCTGGCGCTGGCGGCGGAATCGGTCAAGGACAGCCCCCGCTTGCGGCGCGGCCTGCTGATGCTGGGCATCTTTGGCCTGGCGCTGTTTTTTGGCGATGGGGTCATCACCCCCGCCATCTCGGTGCTGTCGGCGGTGGAGGGTATGGAAATCATCACCCCCGGTGCGGCTCCGTATGTGAAGCCCATCGCGCTGGTGGTGCTGGTGCTGCTGTTCATGGTGCAGCGCCGTGGCACGGGCGATATTGGCAAGTTTTTTGGTCCCATCACCCTGCTGTGGTTTGCGGTCCTGGCTATCGCCGGCATCCACCAGATCGTGCGCAACCCGGTGGTGCTGTGGGCACTATCGCCGGTGTACGCACTGCAATTTGCCTTTGCCAACCTGCACATAGCCTTCATTACTCTGGGCGCGGTGTTCCTGTGTCTGACCGGGGCCGAGGCGCTGTATGCCGACATGGGCCACTTCGGCAAGAACCCGATCCGGCTGGCCTGGTTTGCAGTGGTCATGCCCGCCCTGGTGCTGAACTATTTTGGCCAGGGCGCCCTGGTGCTGCTGGACCCTACCGCGGCCGAAAACCCGTTCTTTTTGATGTTCCCCGACTGGGCGCTCATCCCCACCGTGGTGCTGGCCACCGCCGCCACCGTGATCGCTTCGCAGGCGCTGATCTCGGGGGCCTTTTCGGCCACCAAGCAAACCATCCAGATGGGCTACCTGCCGCGTCTGACCATCCTGCACACCTCCGTGCGCGACACCGGGCAGATCTACGTGCCTGCCGTCAACTGGCTGCTGCTGGCCGGGGTGATCGCCGCGGTGCTGATGTTTGGCTCGTCGGACGCCCTGGCCGCTGCCTACGGTATCTCGGTCAGCTTGCTAATGGTGATCACCACAATACTGACCTTCTACGTGGTGCGCTACGGCTGGGGTTATTCGCTGCCTCTGTGCATTGCGGCCACCGGCTTCTTCTTGCTGGTGGACACCGTGTTTTTGGCCTCCAACTCGCTCAAGATACTGCAGGGCGGCTGGTTCCCCCTGGCGATGGCGCTGGGCCTGTACGTGGTGATGTCCACCTGGAAGGATGGCCGCCGCCTGCTGGCCGAAAAGCAGCGTGAAAGCGCCATGGACCTGAAGGAATTTCTGGACTCGGTCTTCATCAGCCCTCCGGTGCGCGTCGAAGGCACGGCCGTGTTTTTGACCGCCGAAGCCTCCACCGTGCCCAACGCCCTGCTGCATAACCTCAAGCACAACAAGGTGCTGCACGAGCACAACCTGTTCGTTACCGTCAATAACCACCCCATCCCCTGGATCGGTATGGGCAAGCGCATCGAAGTCGAAGCCCTGGGCCACAAATGCTGGCAGGTCATCATCCACTACGGCTTCAAAAACACCCCCGACATCCCCAAGGCGCTGCAGCACATCCGGGGCCGGGGCTGCGAGCTGGAGGTCATGACCACCAGCTATTTCCTGTCACGCGATACCGTTATTCCCACCCTGGGCGGAGGCATGGCCCCCTGGCGCGAAAAGCTGTTTGCGCAAATGCACCACAATGCCAGCGCCGCAGCCGACTTTTTGCGCCTACCCAATAACGCGGTAGTGGAGCTGGGTTCCAAAATAGAGATATAA
- the holA gene encoding DNA polymerase III subunit delta has product MQLAPGQLAAQLSKGQRSLYTLHGDEPLLVQEALDAIRATARAQGFTERTVHVVAGAHFDWSEVLAAGGSLSLFADKQILEVRVPSGKPGKDGSTALQHLAQQAEGNTDTLTLVVLPRLDKLAKSAAWFVALEKFGVTIQVEPVERGALPQWIAQRLQAQGQRVQAGVEGQQTLQFFADRVEGNLLAAHQEIQKLALLYPAGELQWAQVESAVLNVARYDVFKLSEAVLGGQRLRVQRMLDGLQAEGEAEVLVHWALAEDIRALQRVKTAMDAGKPLPMALRENRVWGAKERLFERVLPRMPSPLIAQLLQSAHLVDGIVKGLKQPDWPADPWQALHRLASMLCAACAVPAGR; this is encoded by the coding sequence ATGCAACTCGCCCCCGGCCAGCTTGCCGCGCAGCTCTCCAAAGGCCAGCGCTCGCTCTACACCCTGCACGGCGACGAGCCGCTGCTGGTGCAGGAGGCGCTGGATGCCATCCGTGCCACCGCCCGCGCCCAGGGCTTTACCGAGCGCACGGTGCATGTGGTGGCGGGGGCGCATTTCGATTGGAGCGAGGTGCTGGCGGCAGGCGGCTCGCTCAGCCTGTTTGCCGACAAGCAAATCCTGGAAGTGCGTGTGCCGTCCGGCAAGCCCGGCAAAGACGGCAGCACCGCCTTGCAGCACCTGGCCCAGCAGGCCGAGGGCAATACCGACACCCTGACCCTGGTGGTGCTGCCCCGGCTGGACAAACTGGCCAAATCCGCCGCCTGGTTTGTGGCGCTGGAGAAATTTGGCGTGACCATCCAGGTCGAGCCGGTGGAGCGCGGCGCGCTGCCGCAGTGGATCGCCCAGCGCCTGCAGGCCCAGGGCCAGCGGGTGCAGGCCGGGGTGGAAGGCCAGCAAACCCTGCAATTCTTTGCCGACCGGGTCGAAGGCAACCTGCTGGCCGCGCACCAAGAGATCCAAAAGCTGGCCCTGCTGTACCCGGCGGGCGAGCTGCAGTGGGCGCAGGTGGAATCCGCCGTGCTGAACGTGGCCCGTTACGACGTGTTCAAGCTGTCCGAAGCCGTGCTGGGCGGCCAGCGGCTGCGGGTGCAGCGCATGCTCGACGGCCTGCAGGCCGAGGGCGAGGCCGAGGTGCTGGTGCACTGGGCCCTGGCCGAAGACATCCGCGCCCTGCAACGCGTCAAAACCGCCATGGACGCGGGCAAGCCCTTGCCCATGGCCCTGCGTGAAAACCGCGTCTGGGGAGCCAAGGAGCGCCTGTTCGAACGCGTGCTGCCACGCATGCCCAGCCCGTTGATCGCCCAGCTGCTGCAGTCGGCCCACTTGGTGGACGGCATTGTCAAAGGTTTGAAGCAGCCCGACTGGCCCGCCGACCCCTGGCAGGCCCTGCACCGTCTGGCGAGCATGCTGTGCGCGGCATGTGCGGTACCGGCGGGGCGTTAG